In a single window of the Papaver somniferum cultivar HN1 chromosome 8, ASM357369v1, whole genome shotgun sequence genome:
- the LOC113303334 gene encoding probable metal-nicotianamine transporter YSL7, whose translation MTKFEAMEIEDRQERMEDGKKTDETELTTEELFESKEVPAWQSQLTLRSVVISAILGFLFTFIVVKLNLSTGIIPSMNVAAGLLGFFFIKSWTSLLEKFGIQSQPFTRQENTVIQTCVVATSGIAFSSGFASYILGMTKVVADQGPASSNTPNNVLKLELGWMFGFLVCVSFVGLFSILPLRKIMILDYKLTYPSGTATAYLINSFHTPKGAKLAKKQVRALFKWFGGSFLWAFFQWFFTSSDDCGFANFPTFGLQAYTQKFYFDFSATYVGVGMICPYSVNLSMLLGAVVSWGIMWPLVQQKKGDWFSADLPLSSLNGLQGYKVFISIFMILGDGLYHFVAVLIKTLINLRRTVSKRNSDQFSTNSSAEPVMSYDDKRRTEYFLKDQIPLWVAALGYTLLAVVAIIAVPFIFHSIKWYHILIIYLIAPILAFCNSYGCGLSDWSLASSYGKLAIFIFGSWVGLANGGIVAGLAACGCMLSIVSTASDLMQDFKTGYLTLASPRSMFASQIIGTVLGVILSPLVFWFFFYKAYPDLGHPNTAYPAPFGALYRGIALIAIEGTSALPKNCLKLSILFFFIAVALNLLKEVLVYYKCKAHKYVPSAMAMAIPFYLGGYFTIDMCVGSLYRYWREKNNKTEADAFVPAVASGMICGDSLWGMPAAILSLAKVNPPMCMKFLSSATNAKVDVFLEG comes from the exons ATGACGAAATTTGAAGCCATGGAGATAGAAGATAGGCAAGAAAGAATGGAAGATGGGAAGAAAACAGATGAAACTGAATTAACAACAGAAGAGTTATTTGAATCAAAAGAAGTACCAGCATGGCAATCACAGTTAACTCTTAGATCAGTAGTTATTAGTGCGATATTAGGATTTTTATTCACATTCATTGTGGTAAAACTTAATCTTAGTACTGGTATTATACCTTCTATGAACGTTGCTGCTGGTCTATTAGggtttttctttattaaatcatGGACTTCTTTGTTAGAAAAATTTGGCATTCAAAGCCAACCTTTTACAAGACAAGAAAATACTGTGATTCAGACATGTGTTGTGGCTACTTCTGGAATCGCTTTCAGCA GTGGATTTGCCAGTTACATACTTGGTATGACAAAGGTTGTGGCTGACCAAGGACCGGCTTCGTCAAATACACCCAACAATGTCCTTAAACTCGAATTGGGTTGGATGTTTGGTTTTCTTGTATGTGTCAGTTTTGTTGGTCTCTTCTCCATTCTTCCTTTGAGAAAG ATTATGATCCTTGATTACAAATTGACATATCCAAGTGGGACTGCTACAGCATACCTTATCAACAGCTTCCACACACCCAAAGGAGCCAAATTAGCGAA GAAACAAGTGAGAGCACTTTTCAAATGGTTCGGTGGTAGTTTTTTGTGGGCTTTCTTCCAGTGGTTCTTTACTTCTTCAGACGACTGCGGGTTTGCGAATTTCCCCACTTTTGGTCTTCAAGCTTATACACAGAA GTTCTACTTTGATTTCTCAGCTACATATGTTGGGGTAGGAATGATTTGCCCTTACTCGGTAAACTTATCGATGTTGCTTGGTGCCGTGGTCTCATGGGGAATAATGTGGCCGCTTGTTCAACAAAAGAAAGGTGACTGGTTCAGCGCTGATCTCCCTCTAAGTAGTCTAAATGGTCTACAAGGATACAAG GTCTTTATCTCGATTTTCATGATCCTTGGAGATGGATTATACCATTTTGTCGCCGTGCTTATTAAAACCTTGATCAACTTAAGAAGAACCGTATCGAAGAGAAACTCAGATCAGTTTTCAACTAATAGTTCTGCTGAACCTGTTATGAGTTATGATGATAAACGTCGAACTGAATACTTCCTGAAAGATCAGATTCCACTTTGGGTTGCTGCACTCGGCTACACTTTGTTGGCAGTAGTCGCCATCATAGCTGTTCCATTTATATTTCATTCAATAAAGTGGTACCACATTCTGATCATTTACCTTATTGCACCTATCTTGGCCTTCTGCAACTCTTACGGCTGCGGTTTATCTGATTGGTCTTTAGCTTCTAGCTACGGAAAACTAGCCATTTTCATATTTGGTTCCTGGGTTGGTTTAGCCAATGGAGGGATTGTCGCTGGTCTAGCTGCGTGCGGTTGTATGTTGAGTATAGTATCGACAGCATCTGATTTGATGCAGGATTTCAAGACAGGTTACCTAACccttgcttcaccaagatctatGTTCGCTAGCCAAATAATCGGAACTGTACTTGGAGTTATTTTATCTCCACTTGTTTTCTGGTTCTTCTTCTACAAAGCTTATCCTGATCTCGGGCATCCTAATACAGCGTATCCAGCTCCTTTTGGGGCTTTATACCGTGGTATTGCACTAATTGCTATTGAGGGAACATCTGCTCTACCAAAGAACTGCTTAAAATTATCGATCCTATTCTTCTTCATTGCTGTGGCCCTCAACTTACTCAAAGAGGTTTTAGTGTACTATAAGTGCAAGGCTCATAAGTATGTTCCAAGTGCTATGGCTATGGCTATTCCTTTCTACCTAGGAGGGTATTTCACGATAGATATGTGTGTTGGAAGTTTGTATAGATACTGGAGGGAGAAGAATAACAAAACTGAAGCCGATGCTTTTGTGCCCGCCGTTGCATCAGGGATGATTTGTGGTGACTCGTTGTGGGGAATGCCAGCAGCTATACTTTCATTGGCTAAAGTTAACCCTCCTATGTGTATGAAGTTCCTTTCAAGCGCTACAAATGCCAAGGTTGATGTATTCTTGGAAGGTTGA